Proteins encoded in a region of the Alosa sapidissima isolate fAloSap1 chromosome 19, fAloSap1.pri, whole genome shotgun sequence genome:
- the LOC121693297 gene encoding sodium/bile acid cotransporter-like translates to MADVMNQTTTHQAVVSDGATSHYINVTSWRNSTSASGGFQSPFSPTMDMAISVITIIILFITMVSLGCTMEIAKIKAHILRPKGVAIAVVAQFGIMPLTAFSLAKALQLNPIEAVAVLICGCCPGGNLSNIFALALQGDMNLSIVMTTCSTVLALVMMPILLYLYCKGFELESAVPYKGIMIALLMTLVPCGVGIAINHWIPRWSKMVIKIGLSILLIASIAIGVMSGITIGTSVWVVLSPNLMVAACLMPLIGYFLGFLMSYLCKLNGQCQRTIAVETGCQNIQLCATILKVAFLPEVIGPLYLFPLLYIVFQGGEALLLVLLYRCYRMFHRPAEEPSYWAVNGNVEAVKVPAC, encoded by the exons ATGGCTGACGTCATGAACCAAACAACCACCCATCAAGCTGTGGTCAGCGATGGCGCCACTTCCCACTACATCAATGTGACCAGCTGGAGGAACAGCACCAGTGCCAGTGGCGGCTTTCAGTCCCCTTTCTCCCCAACCATGGACATGGCCATCAGCGTCATCACCATTATCATCCTCTTTATCACCATGGTGTCGCTGGGCTGCACCATGGAGATCGCCAAGATCAAGGCTCACATCCTGCGGCCCAAAGGGGTGGCTATTGCCGTGGTGGCGCAGTTTGGCATCATGCCGCTGACGGCGTTCAGCCTGGCGAAGGCCCTCCAGCTGAACCCCATCGAAGCCGTCGCCGTGCTCATCTGCGGATGCTGTCCTGGGGGGAATCTCTCCAACATTTTTGCTCTGGCTTTGCAGGGCGACATGAACCTCAG CATCGTGATGACCACATGCTCCACGGTGTTGGCACTGGTCATGATGCCCATCCTGCTGTACCTCTACTGCAAGGGCTTTGAGCTGGAGAGCGCCGTGCCCTACAAGGGCATCATGATTGCTCTTCTCATGACGCTGGTGCCCTGTGGGGTGGGCATTGCCATCAACCACTGGATCCCTCGCTGGTCCAAGATGGTCATTAAG ATTGGCCTCAGCATTCTTTTGATCGCTTCTATCGCCATTGGCGTCATGTCGGGCATCACCATAGGAACGAGCGTGTGGGTGGTGCTCTCTCCCAATCTCATGGTCGCCGCCTGCCTCATGCCACTGATTGGCTATTTCCTGGGATTCCTAATGTCCTACCTCTGCAAACTAAACGGACA GTGTCAAAGGACCATTGCCGTGGAAACTGGCTGCCAGAACATCCAGTTGTGCGCCACCATTTTGAAAGTGGCCTTCCTCCCCGAGGTGATCGGGCCGCTCTACCTCTTCCCGCTACTTTACATCGTCTTCCAGGGAGGGGAGGCCCTCCTGCTCGTCCTCCTCTACAGATGCTATCGAATGTTCCACCGACCAGCTGAAG AACCTTCATATTGGGCAGTAAATGGTAATGTTGAAGCTGTGAAAGTTCCTGCTTGCTGA